The Thermodesulfatator atlanticus DSM 21156 genome has a segment encoding these proteins:
- a CDS encoding P-II family nitrogen regulator, protein MKKIEAIIKPFKLEEVKEALAEIGIKGMTVSEVKGFGRQKGHREIYRGAEYIVDFLPKVKIELIVDDDQVEKVVETIINSARTGKIGDGKIFILPVEDVIRIRTGERGPEAV, encoded by the coding sequence ATGAAAAAAATCGAAGCTATTATCAAGCCTTTTAAACTGGAAGAGGTAAAGGAAGCGCTGGCTGAAATTGGTATTAAAGGTATGACTGTAAGCGAAGTGAAAGGTTTTGGGCGCCAGAAGGGTCATCGGGAGATTTACCGCGGTGCAGAGTACATCGTGGATTTTCTTCCCAAGGTAAAGATAGAATTGATTGTAGATGATGACCAGGTGGAAAAAGTCGTAGAAACCATTATCAACAGTGCACGCACCGGGAAAATCGGCGACGGCAAGATTTTTATCCTGCCGGTGGAAGATGTCATTCGTATCCGTACCGGGGAAAGGGGTCCGGAGGCCGTTTAA